The Armatimonadota bacterium region CGAGGCATCTCCAGATGCCGTTAGGGTGAGATGGTTCCTGAGTCGCCTTCCTGCAGGTAGTTTTCTACCAGAGGACGAAGAGCCTCCAGAAACCGCTCGGCTTGCGCAATCGCTTCTTCGGCGTCTTCACTGCTCAAAAAGCCCGCGTCCGAGTAGTCTGCACTCATGCGGTCGTCCAGCCTGCGGGTAAACAGCCGACCTACCTCTTGCGGGAGCCTCCCTGTTCGGATAAAGTAAAGCCCCAGCATGGTACGCACGCCTTCATGGGTACGGGGTTCTGCTCCCTCGGTAAGCAGCAGGGCACGCGCTGCCCAAAGCGTGGCGTAGTACGCTACCGACACGGCTTCCTCGTAGAACCCCTGCTGGTACAGCAGACGCGCCGCCTTTAACCGCTCTTCCCCTTTATCCCAGAAGGTTCGAACGCGCTGCCGAACGATAGGCTCCACAACAAGTAGCCCTCCTCCTCTGCATCCCGCAACACCCGTTCACCTCGACTGCGAGCGACTGCGTATTGCTCCCTTGTCCGTATCAGCAGCGAGATAGCGCGCAGTGTTTCCAGCTCCACCTCCTGCACCGCCCGGTACAGCCGGTCTACCGTTTCGGCGTCCTTTTCCGAAAGCACCACCAAAAGGTCGTAGTCCGAGTCTGGACGGTGGTCACCGCGCGCCCGCGAGCCGTACAGCACCACCATCTCCGGCGGACGAGGCAACTGCTGCACCTTCTCGACAAACAGGCGCAGGGCGCGGTCCCTCTGCAATCTCGGTGGAAGCGGACGGGTGTTCATGATTTCATTGTACCACACGCCTGCGTGGTATACTATCCACCATCCCGCAGGACTCGGCAACGACAACAGTGAATTCTGTTTCCACAAAAGGTCAGAATAAAGGAGAACAAATGGCAACGGTTGTGAGCAAGTACGACCCTTCAGGCGCGGGACAACACGTCACCGGAGCAGTAACGTGAAACTCATCGAGGGAACCTTTTTGCAGTTTCAGGCGGGCATGCGTGAGGTCAGCCCGGCGCAGTGGGCGCAAGAACTGGACGCCATGCGCACGGTGAAGATACACACGATCATCCTGCAGTGGACACAGGCGGACGGTCAGAACCTGTTCGAACCCCCGGACCCATTTCCGGCGATACTGGAGCTGGCGCACCAGCGGCGCATAAAGTTCATTTTCGGATTGAGGCACGATAGTCGCTGGTGGCGCGAGTGGGGCAATGTCGAATATCTGCGGGAAGAAGCACGGGAAAGCGCGGCTCTCGCGCGAGAGGTGTACCGTCGCTACGGCAAACATCCTGCCTTCGCAGGGTTCTACATCCCCTATGAGCTGTGGGATGGCTCGTTCACGGACGCTCAGCTGAAGAGCCTGCGAGAATTGCTTCACGCCGTCGGCACCGTCTGTCGGCAGCTTGCGCCCAACAAGCCAGTGTTTCTCGCGCCCTTCTTTGCGGGCTTGCTCTCGCCCGAGCGGTTCGAGCAACTGTGGCTGAAATTGCTGCAGGGTAGACCTGTGGACGTGGTTGCGTTGCAGGACGGGGTGGGGGCGCGCGGCTGGGATGACCAGGTTGAAGAGCGCGTCGTACCGTACTTCGCAGCGATGCAGCGGGCTTGTCGCCAGCAGGGTGTGAAGCTCTGGTGCGACCTGGAGTGCTTTCGTCTGACGAACGCAAACCCTGCACGTCCCCAGTTTGCTCCTGCATCAGCGGAGCGCGTGATGCGGCAGCTCCGGGTGGTCTCTCCCTACGTGGAGCGGGTGGTCATCTTCGATTTCTACCACTATATGAGCCCCTACCGGGGTGAGGCACACAAGGCGCTCTACGAGGGATATCTGAAGGCGATCAGCAAGGAGTAATCTTCAGAGCTGTCTGTGTCGTTGCGATCTTCGCGGGGGCGAAACAATCCCCCTTCGGCAAAGAGGGGATTGCCTTGGGTGCTGTTGCCCCTCGCAATGACACGCACGCTAGGCGGGTATGCCTTGAGCATACCCGCAGGTGCTGTGACACCCCCACAAAGACACGAACGGCTCGGGGTGCATGCCTCCTTTGGATACCCCCGAGTTATTTCGCCTTTACGACTTGCTCCGTCTGCTGCACGAGGGGCAGGAGCTTGGCATCGATATCTGCCTCGTCCGTTCCCACGTCTGCCTTGAAGAGGAACCAGTGTTCCACGTGCTCTACAGAGCCTCCTGCGGGTATCTTGCTCAGCGGTCCCAGCGTCTCCATTTCCAGCATGTCTGCATTGGTAAAGGTCTCCGTATTGCAGCCATAGTCTGGGTAGGTCGCGGTGGGGTCATAGCCGTAGCGCTTCAGGAACACCTCGCCGTTCAGCACATACGCCGCCCAGCCCTGCTTGTTCAGCATCCCCACTTTTTGCTTGCCCTTGTCGTCTTTGGGGACAGTTGGGTCCTGTTTGAGCTGGATATAGCGGGTGCCCCATATCCAGCGCGGATCGCGCATGTTTGTGTAGTGCCACAACACCAGCGCGCGAGCGGGCAATAGATATTCGGAATGCGGGATGTAAGGCTCCTGAGGGAAGATCGCTCGTCCTCCCGGAGCCATTACCGTCAGGCACCAGGGTGCCGCTTCGATGTCCCACAGGTTTTTATTCGTTAGCCGGTGCACCAATTTCACGGAGTTCCCCTCTGGCGACAGGGTGATCTCTATCTGTTTCTGAATACCTGTGGAAGGTTCCACCGGCTGGGTGAGAGTAAGCGTTTTGCCGTCCCAGGCGTACTGCACCGGGTCGTTGTCCGGGGCGTAGGTACGGGGCATCTGCTCTGGAGCGTGCCACAACCTGTGCCCGCCGTACGAACGCCACTCGCTGCCGCCGGTCTTGCCGAGTTCCTCCTTCACCTCGTGGAACAGATTCTGCCCGCCAACGAAGCCGCACCGGATAACGCGCGGACCCACATCGGTGGTGATGATGATCTCCATTTGTCCGTTGCTCAAGCGTAGACAGTTTTGCCAGCCTCCATAACGCACTTTCTCCTGAAACTGCAATTGCCCTGCAGACGCTGCAGAGAGCAGAGCAGGGATAAACAAACCCACCGTTCGCCAGCTCATGGCGATGACACCTCCTTCTTTCCATCTTTCTCCGCAGGCACATTCGCGCTGGAGAGAAGGGGTTCCTGCTCGGAAAGGGTCTCTTCCGGGCAGACCTGCGTGTCCTACCAGTTGCCCCAAGTCTCGGTGTCTGCTACAATAAGGATGCTATTTCTCGGCTGGAGGATGATCATGCGGCGGTGCACCGGCTGGATTCTGGGAATATATCTGGCGCTGGTGCTGGGGCAGGCGCATTCCGCGCCGGAGCTGCGCGCTTTCTGGGTGGACACCTGGCATGCAGCGATGCGCACGCCAGCGGAGGTCGATGCGCTGATTCAAGCAGCTCGCACTGCGAAGGCAAATGCGCTCTTTGTGGAGGTGCGCAAGCGTGGTGATGCGTACTACCTCTCGCACTATGAACCTGCCGCCAGCGATGTGTCTGCCGGTTTTGATCCGCTGGCGTATCTGATTCAGCGGGCGCACAACGAAACGCCCCGTCTGGAGGTGCATGCCTGGCTGGTGATGCTGCCGGTGTGGAACTCCACGACGCCTCCGCCACAACCGACTCATCCTTATCGCCGCTTTCCACAGTGGCTGACACTCAATGATAGCGGCTCCGACTATGATGGCAGTAACTATAGCTTCGACCCGGGCAACCCGGAGGCTGCCGACTTCATGTACCGTGTTGCGCTGGACGTGTTGAGGCACTACGATGTAGACGGTATTCACTTCGACTACATTCGCTTCGCGGGCAACCGGTGGGGATACAATCCTGTGAGCGTGAGCCGATTCAATGCTGTGTACGGGCGCACCGGGCAGCCTGCGTACGACGACAGCACCTGGTCGCAGTGGAGAAGGGATCAGGTCACGCAGCTGGTTCGGCGAATCTACGCCTCTGCAGTAGCCATCAAGCCCTGGTGCAAGGTGACCGCCGCAACGATTACATGGGGCAACGGTCCCACGACGGAATCGGCGTGGTTTTCTACATCGGCGTACAGTTCGGTGTTTCAGGACTGGCGGGCGTGGACGGAAGAGGGTATCCTGGACATCGCCATTCCCATGTGTTATTACAACCATTCCAACTCCACCTACCGCACCTATTTCAACAACTGGATAACGTGGACGAAGAACCACCGCTATAACCGCTCGGTGGCGATTGGGTTAGGGGCGTATCTCAATACGCTCTCCAACACGCTCACTCAGATCGATCTGGCGCGCACGCCCACTACACAGGGAGGCTACTCGGATGGGGTTGTCTTGTACTCGTATGCTGCGCCCAACGTGGACGGCTCCGGCAATATCCAGTGGTATAACCCAACCGCCTACACCACCTTTGGCAGCTATTTCGGACAGTGGGAACCGACTCCAGACCTGCCCTGGAAGACCAACCCCACCACCGGTATTGTGATGGGAGTGGCTCTGCGCGGTTCGAACCTTCAGCCCCTCGACAGGGCGACTGTGACCCTGTTCGGCGGCAGCCTCTCCCGCTCGATGTTTACCGATGGCAATGGCGCGTTTGCTTTCGTCGATGTGCCTCCGGGCACCTACACCCTGCGCGTCAGTGCATCGGGCTTGGCTCCGGTGAACCGGACGGTCACCGTGTCCGCTGGCGGTGTATGGCGCGAGACCGTGCTGGCGGGCAGCTCGGGAGGCAATATCTGGCCGATGACTCAGCTCCTGCAGCAAAGCGATGGGCAGGTCGTGCTGTTACAGGATGTACGTGTCGCCGCTGGCAACGACCAGCTCGGCGGAGCCATCTATGTGGAAGATGGGCAGTCCCCCGTTGCCATTCGGGTGAATACGAACCCGGCGGTGCCGTGGATCGAGGGGGACCGTCTGGTGATTTTAGGCACGCTCTCCACTCAGGGCAATGAGCGCGTGATTGTGCCCTCCGCGATACGGCTGGTGGGAGTGGAACTACCCTCCGCGCACTCCCTGCAGCTGCAAGTAGAATGGCAACAGTGGCTGGGTGGTAGTGTGCCGGTGCAGGTGGATGTGCTGCGTCCCAACGGCGTGCTGGTGCGGCGATATACCCTCACGCCCGATGAAGCAGGTATCGTCACATTGCCGAAGGACAGTGCTATCTCTCCGGGTTGGTACGATGTGCGGGTGAAGAGCTCCCACTGGTTGTCTGCGCGGTTGACAGGAGTTTTTCTTCCCAGCACGGGAGCGGCTTCGGTCTCCCTGATCAACGGGGATGTAGACGGCGACAATGAGGTCACCCTGTACGATTTCGGGTTGCTGGTGGGGGCTTTTGGCTCGGTGCCAGGTGACGCTCATTGGAATGGGGAAGCAGACCTGGACGGCGACGGCGAGGTGACCCTGTTCGATTTCGGGGTGCTGGTGAGTAGTTTTGGGCAAAGCGGGGAGTGAGATGTGGCGTCGTATCAGGCTGTGGTGGCGCAAAAGCAAGGCGGTTTTCAGCATCTATTTTCAGGACTCGCTGGCATATCGCGCGCAGGCGGTGATATGGATTCTGACCGATGTGGTGCCTGCGCTGGTGATGCCGCTGGTATGGCTGTCCGCGTATAACGGGCGGTCTGCTATCGGCGGCTACACACCGGGCGAGATGGTGCTGTATTACCTGTGCATGGTCACGTTCACCAACTTCGTCGTGGCGCACCTGATGTGGGATGTGGCGATGGAGATTAAGGAGGGGCAGTTCTCGGTGTATCTGGTGCGCCCGTTCAGCTACTTCCAGACCACCCTCATCCGCAATCTGGCGTGGCGTGTGTTTCGCCTCCTTGTCTTTGTGCCGATGCTTGCGCTGGCTGTGTGGATATACGCTCCGCATCTCACACACGCACGGTTTGAGTGGGGACCGACCTTCTGGTTGTCTTTGGTGATGGGGCATCTCGTGTCGTTCATGTTATCGTATGCTCTGGGCTTGCTGGCTCTGTTCTTTCAGGAAGTGTTCAGCGTGTATAACATCTACTACATTCCGATGTTGTTCCTGTCGGGGCAGTTAGTGCCCATTGGCGTCTTCCCGGAGTGGCTGCAAGCTTTAAGCCGTTACATGCCCTTCCAGTACACCGTCGCCCTGCCCACGGAGGTCTTCATGGGGCGCGTACCGGATACGGTGGCATGGCAGGGGATTGGCATGCAGGTGGCATGGACGGTGTCGCTGTATCTGCTGGCGAAGCTGTTCTGGCGGAAGGGATTGTTATACTATACAGGGGTGGGGATGTAGGGTGCGTCGCTACTGGCGGTTGTACAAAGTGTTCTGGCGCAATGGCTTCCGGCGCGAGTTGGAGTTCCGCGCGAACTTCTGGGCGAAGGTCATGACCAACTTCGCCTGGATGTTCTTCTTCATTGCGCTGGTGGAGGTACTGTACGCACGCACCGATGCGATTGCTGGCTGGAACCGCAACGACGCCTTCCTGCTGGTCGCTACTTGCTACTGGATGAGCTCCATCGCCAGTATTACCTTCTTCCGCAACCTGGGGATGCTCCCCAGCCTGGTGCGAATGGGCACTTTTGACTTCGTGCTGGTGAAGCCTGTTTCCAGCCTTTTCTGGACATCGTTTCGCTTCGTCAACATGGACGAAATCGGCACCCTCATCGGTTCTTTTGCCATGCTGGGCTATGCGGTGTCGCGGATGCGCCCGCTGCCTGACCTGATGCAGGTGGTGGAGTATTTCGTGCTGTGTTTCAGCGGGTTGACCATGTACTACTCTTTCTACCTGTTGACCATGACGCTTTCCTTCTGGCTGGTACGGGTGGACAACCTCTCTGCGCTGGTGGACACCATCCTGTATATGGCGCGCTTCCCGACCGACATCTTTCGAGGGGTGCTGCAACGCATCCTCACCTTCATCGTCCCACTGGCGTTCATCGCGACGATCCCCTCCAAGGCGATGTTAGGCAGGATGGAGTGGTGGCTACTGCCAGTCGGGGTCGGGCTGGCGAGCTTCTTCCTCGCGGGCGCGGTGGCGTTCTGGCGTTTCGCCACCAGGCACTATACCAGCGCAAGCAGTTGAGCACAGAACACGTTCATGGCGCAGATTGGAAACGGGCGTGCCTGCGGTTTTCCACCTCTCTGCATCCGTCTCAAAGGTGCTCTGTTTACCGACGAGAGCCTCTGGAGATATCGTCGTGGCAGAGGAGAACGCACTGGCGATGCCGAATCACTTGTCACATTTCATGGACAACAAGGAGTTCCCATGCATACTTCGCAGTTCTCCTTTGCCACTCTACGGGAAGCGCCTGCAGATGCGTTCTATGTGCATGAGCGTCTGCTGCGTCGCGCGGGGTTTGTGCGCAAGGTGGAAGCGGGAACATACGTTTTGCTGCCGCCAGCGGCACGAGCGTTCCGCAAGATGAGGCAATTGCTGGAAAGGGAATGTGAAGATGCAGGTTTTCATCCGCTCGTCGTACCGCTGGTAGAGCCGGATCAGGCGGTGCTCGAGTCCGCTCGCCCTCAGGTGCGTTCGTGGCGCGCTCTGCCGTTGAGATGGTACGTGTGGAACCAGATTCACCGTGAAGATGTGGAGCCGCGCGGAGGTCTGCTGGAAACGCGGGAGTTCTTCCGCCTGCAGTTATGGGGTTTCGATGACGATGCACCGTCGGCGATGGGGAACACGATACGGATCAAAGATACGCTTACTCGCATCTGTCGGCGGATGGGGTTGGCGGTATTAGCCGGGGAGTGCGACGGCTGGAGCATACTGGTGGTAGCAGAAGGCGGCGAGGATGTGCTCCTGCAGTGTTCTTCGTGTGGAGCCTCTGCTGCGCCAGAGTGGTGCCCTCTGCCTGCTTCGGAGGAGGCAGCGATGTCATACGATGCCGTACCACCTGCCGAAATCGTGAGCACGCCCGACCTGCGCACGGTGGAGGAGGTAGCGCGTTTTCTCCATGTGCCCCCTTCCAGGCTGGTGAAAACGCTGTTGCTGGAAGTGGGCGGGAAAGCGATGGCTGTGCTGGTGCGCGGTGACCACGAGCTGAGTTTGCCCAAAGTGCGGCGTGCGTTGAGTGCAGGCGAAGTGCGCATGATGTCGGCAGAGCGGGTGGAGGCAGTGAGCCGTGCGCCCGTAGGCTTCGCGGGTCCGGTAGGGCTGGAGAGTGTGCCTTTGATGGCAGACTGGGCGGTGCGCCAGATGCAGGATTTCGTGGTGGGGGCGAATCTGGCGGATGCACACCGCGTACATGTTTGCTGGGGGCGCGATTTCGAGGAGCCAGTATGGGCAGACCTGCGCATGGCATCTCCGGGCGATCGTTGCGCCCACTGCGGTGGCGAGCTGGTTTTGCAGCAAGGTATCCTGGTGGGCAGGGTGCGGATGTGGCACGGCGAGCATGGATTGGTGTATGATGATGCTCAGGGGATGCAGCGACCAGTGCAGGTAACGGTGGGGGAAACGAACCTGATGCGTACACTGGCGGCGCTAGTAGAGGCAAGTCACGACAGCGATGGTATCGTATGGCATCCGTGCGTTGCTCCCTTTGAGGCGCTGGTTCTGCTGTTGAACCCTTCGGAAGAGGCGCACCGACAGGTCGCGGAGAAGGTATACCAGTCTCTGCAGGAGCGCGGCATCGATGTGCTCCTGGATGACCGCGACGAGCGGGCAGGTGCGAAGTTCAAAGACGCTGACCTGATCGGCATCCCCGTTCAGGTGGTGGTGGGGCGGTCGGCGTCTGAAGGACGTGTGGAAGTGCGCCAGCGCCGCGACAGGCAACCTCATCCGGTCGCTGTAGAGGATGTGCCGATTGTGGTGGAAGAGCTGTTATACCGTGAGAAGGAGATAACCGCTTGAAGGCAGTACGTTTGCTGGTATTACTTGGGCTGTTGATCGTGTTGGGCATACAGTTTCGTGCCTGCCTGCGCCCTGCGATGACAGGCAAGCCGGCAGCGGAGCTGTTCGCCTCCCGCTGGTGGAACTCCGAGCCGTTGACCATGCAGAACTTGCGCGACAAGCTCGTGTTGTTGGATTTCTGGTCCGTGTGGTGAGGTGGATGTATGGCGGGGCTGCCGGAGGTAGCCCGGTTACACGAGCGGTACGCCTCACGAGGGCTGGTGGTGATTGGCGTGCACGACGCTTCGGGCAAGCTGGATGAGGTAGAACAGGCAATTCGCGAGAAAAACATCACGTATCCGGTGATGCGCGACACGGACGCTCGTGAAACCTTCTCCGGTTATCGCATTGTGGGTATTCCGCACCTGATTCTGGTGGGAAAGGACGGTAAAATCCTGGCGGACGGCAAGTCGCTGAAGGAGATAGAGAGGCTGATTCAGCAGGAACTGGATGCACCATGAGCAGAGAGCTGGCGGTATTGACGGTGACCCTCAACGCGGCGGTAGACAAGACCTATCGCGTGGAGGGTTTTTGTCTGGACAGGGTGTTCCGCGTGGAAGCGGGCAGGGTGGTTGCCGGTGGGAAGGGCATTAATGTGGCGCGCGTGCTGCACACGTTAGGCGTGCCGGTAGTGGCGACCGGCTTCCTGGGTGGTCACAACGGCGCGTTTATTCTGGACAGCCTGAAGCAGGAGGGCATCCCCGGCGATTTCGTGTGGACGCAGGGGGAGAGCCGTGTCTGTCTGGCGGTGATTGACCCTGTCGGTGGTACGCAAACCGAGCTGAACGAAATCGGACCCGACATCCATCCTGAAGAGGTATCTGCGCTGGAGGCGAAGCTGGCGCAGTTGCTGCCCCGATTTGCTTACGTGACCCTCTCCGGCAGCGCGCCGCCCGGAGTTCCTCCTGACTTTCACGCGCGCGTGATCCGTTTGGGGCGTGAGGCAGGAATCAAAGTGGTGCTGGACAGCAGTGGCGAGCTTTTAAGGCACGGGGTGGAGGCGGTTCCCTGGATGGTAAAGCCCAACCGCGCAGAGTTATCTGCTCTCTTTGGGCGCGAACCGGCAGACGTAGATGAAGCGGTGGAGATGGCGCATCGGTTGCTCGCGAAAGGAATAGAGGCAGTGGTGGTCACGCTGGGCAAGCAGGGGGCGGTGTGGGTCAGCGTGGAAGGCGAGTGGTTTGCACAGCCGCCGGAGGTGGAGTTCGTGAGCGCGGTCGGCTCTGGCGACTCGATGCTGGCGGCGATGTTGTACGCCATCATACAGGGCATGTCTCCCCCCGACGTGCTTCGCTGGGGAGTAGCGGCTGGCGCGGCGAACGCAGCGGTATTCGGCGCGGGCTTCTGCACGCGAGAGCAGATAGAATCGCTTGTGCCGAGGGTGGCGGTTCGGGAGAGGAAGGCTTTCTCCTCCCTCTTGCCGAAACCGCAGCATGTATGAACGCCCAAACGACAACTCTTCCCAAATGGCATCTGCAGGCGGTGCAGGTGGGGCAGTCTATCGCCACCACCATGATCCTGTACGGTCAACCCTTCTACGCGCAGCGCGCGCTGGGATGGAACCCCGCTACCATTGCTCTGGCACAAATCACCATCGGTGTGCTCACTGCGATCGGTTCGGTGCTGGGAGGCAGAGTCATTGAACAACGCGGCTGCCGCGCCTCGCTGAAGCTGGGGCTGGTTGGACTGGCGGTGGGTGCTCTGGCAGGCTGGGTGCTACCCGAAGGGTGGAACATGGTCACCGCGATTGTGCTGGTAGCGGGTTTTCAGGGCTTTATCTGGCCCGCCATTGAAGCGGCCCTCACGCGCGGCGAGCCACAGCATCGGGTGCAGCATCTGGTAGGCATGTACAACCTCGGCTGGTCGGGAGCGAGCGGTTTCGCCTTCTTCATCACCACGCCGTTGATGAGCGCGTTCGGCTTGCGGGCGATGTTTGCTCTGCCGCTGGCGCTGTACCTGTGGAACATGTTCCTGGTATGGCGCGTGCTGCCCGACTACGATAGCATCCCCGACGAGCATCATACGGTGGTAGACCCCGAAGGAGTGGTTCTCACCCCCCAGCAACGCCATGCTTTCCGCTTGCTGGGCTGGCTGGCGAACCCGATGGCGTACGTAGCGATTAACGTCATTGTGACCTACAACCCAGTGGTGGCACAGCGCATTGGAGTGAACTTTGCCACATCCAGCAGCTGGTTCAGCCTGTGGTTCTACGTGCGGATGCTTGCTTTTGACCTGTTGCGCCGATGGAGTGGCTGGCATTACCGTCCGGGCATGCTGTTTGCCGCGTTTGGGATGGCGATGCTGGGGTTCGCGGGTATGGTACTGGCGCCGTCGCTGGCGGTGCATGTGCTGGCGCAGGTGCTGTTTGGGCTGAGCATTGGCTTGCTCTACCAGTCCTCGCTGTTCTACTCGATGGCGGGCAGTGAGGAGAAGGGCACGCATGGCGGCTTCCACGAGTCCTTCATCGGGCTGGGTATCGCCACCGGGGCGAGCATGGCGTTTCTCGGTGACCGCATCGCACCGCAGCACCCTGCGCTATCGGTGGGACTGGTATGGGGCGTGATGGCGGTGGCTTTGCTGCTGATGTGGCAAATAGCGAGGAGGACAAACAGAGAGAGCGAATAACTGCAGGAAAATCCAAACCCCTCGCGAATCTCGAACCAACATCATTGACCACACCGAAAGGGGGCAGGAACCATGTCGTTCAAGTATGACCTGGCACGCTTCATCCCGTTTCGCGATGCAGAGGTGTGCGCCCGGGTGCGAGCTATTCCTCGCGAACGCATCACCGAACACCCCAATCCCGATTTCCGTATTCGCGTAATAGACGACCGCGCGGAGTTCTATGCCGCCTTCGCCACCGACATTGTGACTCGCATCAAGCAGGCGCTGGACGAGGGCAGGCAATTTGTGGGAATCTTCCCCGTCGGTCCCATGCCTCAGTATCCTATCGCGGCGGAGATGATTAACCGTCTGCGTATCCCCATGCACCACGTGCATACCTTCAACATGGACGAATACGCCGACCAGGACGGCAACACCGCTCCGCGCGATTGGGAAGGCTCCTTCCAGCGGGCGATGTGGGAGAGCTTCTTCCTGCGCATTGACCCCGAGCTGCGCCCACCCGAGAAGCAGATTCACTTCCCCACCACCGATGTCATCAAGGACTACAGCAAGATGATTGCAGATATGGGTGGGGCGGATGTGTGCTATGGCGGCATCGGCTGGTGTGGGCATATTGCCTTCTGGGAGGCGCACCTCGGCGATGAGTTCGGCGATGACCTGGAGGCGTACCAGCAGGCGGGTGCACGGCTGGTGGAACTGCATCCGATGACCATCATGCAGAACGCACTGCATTCCTTCGGCGGCGACTGGTCGTGGGTTCCGCCCAAAGCCAATACCATCGGTCCTGCGGATATTTTGGGGGCGAAGCATCGCTCCTTCTGGCTGGACGGTGACCTTGGCGGCGGAGTGTCGTGGCAGAGGTTCATCGCGCGGCTGGTGGCGCACGGTCCCGTCAACACCTACGTGCCCGGCAGTATCCTGCAGCTTGCCCGCACCGACTACACCCTGCTGGGCGGCGTGGCGGACAATGTGGAAATCCACATGAGCTGAGGAGGCGCACACGATGGCAGAGTACGGCGTGCTGGTTCACGGCGCGGGCTGGGTATCTACCGAGCATGTGCGCGCCTATCAACGCAACCCTTACACGGAAGTGGTCGCCATCTGCAGCCGCACCCGCGAGAGCGCGGAACGCCTGAAAGAGACTACCGGCGCAGTGAACGCGAAGATTTACACCGACTACGAACAGGCGCTGGCAGACCCGAACGTGCATCTGGTCTCCATCTGCACACCGCCTAACCTCCACCCGCGCGAGACCATTCTTGCCGCGCAGGCAGGCAAACACATCCTGATTGAAAAGGCAGTCGCCAACAGCCGCGAGGAGCTTATCGAGATGGTAAAGGCGGTGCGTAAAGCGGGCGTGAAGACGGTGGTGAGCTTCGTGTTGCACTGGAACCCGCAGTTTATGTGCCTCAAACGCCTGCTGGAGCAGAACGCCATCGGGCGCATCTTCTACGCAGAGGTGGACTACTGGCACCACATCGGTCCGCACTACCGCCAGTACGAATGGAACGTGAAAAAGAGCGTGGCGGGCAGCTCCTTCCTGAGCGCGGGATGCCACGCGGTAGACGCCATCCGCTACTTCGTGCAGGATGAGATCGATGAGGTGATGGCGTACTCCAACAACACCGACCCCAACTACGAATACGATACCAACGTGGTGGCGGCGGTGCGCTTCCAGGGCGGCGCGATCGGCAAATTGTCTTCTATTCTGGACTGCCGATGTCCGTATGCCTTTAACATCGACCTGCTGGGCGAGCGGGGGACCCTGCGTGACAACCGAATCTGGGCGAAAGACCTGTTGCCCGGGCAGACCGACTGGGTGACCGTGCCCACCATCCGTCCCGACAGCGGGGATGTAACGCATCACCCCTTCCACGGCGAGATAGACCATTTCGTGGACTGTGTACGCAACAACGTAGAAA contains the following coding sequences:
- a CDS encoding HEPN domain-containing protein gives rise to the protein MEPIVRQRVRTFWDKGEERLKAARLLYQQGFYEEAVSVAYYATLWAARALLLTEGAEPRTHEGVRTMLGLYFIRTGRLPQEVGRLFTRRLDDRMSADYSDAGFLSSEDAEEAIAQAERFLEALRPLVENYLQEGDSGTISP
- a CDS encoding ABC transporter permease: MWRRIRLWWRKSKAVFSIYFQDSLAYRAQAVIWILTDVVPALVMPLVWLSAYNGRSAIGGYTPGEMVLYYLCMVTFTNFVVAHLMWDVAMEIKEGQFSVYLVRPFSYFQTTLIRNLAWRVFRLLVFVPMLALAVWIYAPHLTHARFEWGPTFWLSLVMGHLVSFMLSYALGLLALFFQEVFSVYNIYYIPMLFLSGQLVPIGVFPEWLQALSRYMPFQYTVALPTEVFMGRVPDTVAWQGIGMQVAWTVSLYLLAKLFWRKGLLYYTGVGM
- the proS gene encoding proline--tRNA ligase — translated: MHTSQFSFATLREAPADAFYVHERLLRRAGFVRKVEAGTYVLLPPAARAFRKMRQLLERECEDAGFHPLVVPLVEPDQAVLESARPQVRSWRALPLRWYVWNQIHREDVEPRGGLLETREFFRLQLWGFDDDAPSAMGNTIRIKDTLTRICRRMGLAVLAGECDGWSILVVAEGGEDVLLQCSSCGASAAPEWCPLPASEEAAMSYDAVPPAEIVSTPDLRTVEEVARFLHVPPSRLVKTLLLEVGGKAMAVLVRGDHELSLPKVRRALSAGEVRMMSAERVEAVSRAPVGFAGPVGLESVPLMADWAVRQMQDFVVGANLADAHRVHVCWGRDFEEPVWADLRMASPGDRCAHCGGELVLQQGILVGRVRMWHGEHGLVYDDAQGMQRPVQVTVGETNLMRTLAALVEASHDSDGIVWHPCVAPFEALVLLLNPSEEAHRQVAEKVYQSLQERGIDVLLDDRDERAGAKFKDADLIGIPVQVVVGRSASEGRVEVRQRRDRQPHPVAVEDVPIVVEELLYREKEITA
- a CDS encoding tagatose-6-phosphate kinase, with translation MSRELAVLTVTLNAAVDKTYRVEGFCLDRVFRVEAGRVVAGGKGINVARVLHTLGVPVVATGFLGGHNGAFILDSLKQEGIPGDFVWTQGESRVCLAVIDPVGGTQTELNEIGPDIHPEEVSALEAKLAQLLPRFAYVTLSGSAPPGVPPDFHARVIRLGREAGIKVVLDSSGELLRHGVEAVPWMVKPNRAELSALFGREPADVDEAVEMAHRLLAKGIEAVVVTLGKQGAVWVSVEGEWFAQPPEVEFVSAVGSGDSMLAAMLYAIIQGMSPPDVLRWGVAAGAANAAVFGAGFCTREQIESLVPRVAVRERKAFSSLLPKPQHV
- a CDS encoding oxidoreductase, translating into MAEYGVLVHGAGWVSTEHVRAYQRNPYTEVVAICSRTRESAERLKETTGAVNAKIYTDYEQALADPNVHLVSICTPPNLHPRETILAAQAGKHILIEKAVANSREELIEMVKAVRKAGVKTVVSFVLHWNPQFMCLKRLLEQNAIGRIFYAEVDYWHHIGPHYRQYEWNVKKSVAGSSFLSAGCHAVDAIRYFVQDEIDEVMAYSNNTDPNYEYDTNVVAAVRFQGGAIGKLSSILDCRCPYAFNIDLLGERGTLRDNRIWAKDLLPGQTDWVTVPTIRPDSGDVTHHPFHGEIDHFVDCVRNNVESHVSLYDAARTHEVIYAIDESAATGKPVKVRYEASAL